In the genome of Pelobacter seleniigenes DSM 18267, one region contains:
- the nadD gene encoding nicotinate-nucleotide adenylyltransferase has product MRIGLLGGTFNPVHCGHLHIAEEVRKFCRLDEVWLIPTWRPPHKQLAEDVSFVHRLAMVQAALAGREDFRTCAIEGERGGKSYSVETLQELTRRYPEDEFFFIMGLDSFQEIGLWKDYPRLFEFAHIVVTARPGYTGTLQELLPVAIADRFCYDAEFKKLRCNTGFSVFAVTHTCRDISSTEVRRLVAEGRDVSGMVPATVAQYIKAHGLYLQ; this is encoded by the coding sequence ATGCGCATCGGTTTGCTCGGTGGCACTTTCAACCCGGTTCATTGCGGCCACCTGCACATTGCCGAAGAGGTCCGAAAGTTCTGCCGGCTGGATGAGGTTTGGCTGATCCCGACCTGGCGCCCGCCGCATAAACAGCTGGCCGAGGATGTCTCCTTTGTGCACCGTTTGGCCATGGTCCAGGCGGCCCTGGCGGGGCGCGAGGATTTTCGAACCTGCGCCATCGAAGGAGAACGTGGGGGGAAAAGCTACTCGGTGGAGACGTTGCAGGAACTGACCCGGCGTTATCCAGAGGACGAATTTTTTTTCATCATGGGGCTCGATTCGTTTCAGGAGATTGGTCTCTGGAAAGATTATCCCCGCTTGTTTGAGTTCGCACATATCGTGGTCACGGCCCGGCCCGGCTACACCGGCACCCTGCAGGAATTGCTGCCGGTTGCTATCGCAGATCGCTTCTGCTATGATGCCGAATTCAAAAAACTCCGCTGTAATACGGGGTTTTCGGTCTTTGCCGTGACCCATACCTGCCGGGACATCTCTTCGACCGAGGTCCGTCGCCTGGTGGCGGAAGGCAGGGACGTTTCCGGCATGGTGCCGGCAACGGTCGCCCAGTACATCAAAGCCCACGGGCTTTATCTTCAATAG
- the gpmI gene encoding 2,3-bisphosphoglycerate-independent phosphoglycerate mutase, translated as MSKGPVALVILDGWGLSDKCDYNAACQAATPVMDRLRQEWPTSRLSASGSSVGLPDGQMGNSEVGHMNIGAGRIIYQDLSRISLAIEDGSFFENPALRAICEKVAAGASKLHLLGLLSDGGVHSHNTHIYALVRLAKQLGVKDVCVHAFMDGRDTPPQSGVDYLQELEAELSAIGLGRIATVSGRYWAMDRDNRWDRVEKAYLAMTAGTGRQAGSSAEAISAAYAAGETDEFVSPSVIGGQPGTIDDGDGIIFFNFRADRAREMTRALILPDFNGFARKKVPQLSGFVTLTEYDETFHVPIAFPAETYPDILAEVVSNAGLKQLRIAETEKYAHVTFFFNGGQEVAWAGEDRVLIPSPKDVATYDQKPSMSALEVTDEVVRRIETETYQLIILNFANCDMVGHTGVLAAAVKAVETVDSCLGRVVDAVLKVGGKLLVTADHGNCEQMLGANGQPHTAHTSNLVPFILIDPEHQNAAVRDGILADLAPTILQLLGLEQPAAMTGKSLIAD; from the coding sequence ATGTCGAAAGGTCCTGTTGCCCTGGTTATCCTTGATGGCTGGGGCCTGAGTGATAAATGTGATTATAACGCCGCCTGTCAGGCTGCGACGCCGGTCATGGACCGGCTCCGGCAGGAGTGGCCGACCAGCCGCCTGTCGGCTTCCGGCAGCAGTGTCGGGCTGCCGGACGGGCAGATGGGCAACTCCGAAGTCGGCCATATGAACATCGGGGCCGGGCGGATTATTTACCAGGATCTGAGCCGAATCAGCCTGGCCATTGAAGACGGTTCTTTTTTCGAGAATCCGGCTCTGCGCGCAATCTGTGAGAAAGTTGCCGCCGGGGCCAGCAAACTTCACCTGCTCGGCCTGCTTTCGGACGGTGGGGTGCATTCGCACAATACCCATATCTATGCCCTGGTCCGGCTGGCCAAACAGCTTGGCGTCAAGGATGTTTGTGTCCATGCCTTTATGGACGGCCGCGATACCCCGCCGCAGTCCGGCGTCGATTATCTGCAGGAACTGGAAGCCGAGCTGAGCGCCATCGGGCTTGGCCGGATTGCCACGGTCAGCGGGCGCTACTGGGCCATGGACCGCGATAATCGCTGGGATCGCGTCGAGAAAGCTTACCTGGCGATGACGGCCGGGACCGGTCGGCAGGCGGGTTCCTCCGCCGAGGCGATCAGTGCCGCTTATGCTGCCGGGGAGACCGATGAGTTTGTCTCTCCCAGTGTCATTGGCGGACAGCCGGGAACCATCGACGACGGCGATGGTATCATCTTCTTCAATTTTCGCGCTGACCGCGCCCGGGAGATGACCAGAGCACTGATTCTGCCCGATTTCAACGGCTTTGCGCGTAAGAAGGTTCCACAACTGAGCGGGTTTGTCACCCTGACCGAATATGATGAAACCTTTCATGTGCCGATTGCCTTCCCAGCGGAGACCTATCCGGACATTCTGGCTGAGGTTGTTTCCAATGCCGGGCTGAAACAGCTGCGGATTGCCGAAACCGAAAAATATGCCCATGTGACCTTCTTTTTTAACGGTGGTCAGGAAGTTGCCTGGGCCGGCGAAGACCGGGTGCTGATCCCTTCGCCGAAAGACGTGGCGACCTATGATCAGAAACCCTCCATGAGTGCCCTGGAAGTGACCGATGAAGTGGTGAGGCGGATTGAGACGGAGACCTATCAGCTGATCATTCTGAACTTCGCCAATTGTGATATGGTCGGTCACACCGGTGTCCTGGCCGCTGCGGTCAAAGCTGTCGAAACGGTTGACAGCTGTCTTGGCCGGGTTGTTGACGCGGTTCTCAAGGTCGGCGGCAAGCTGCTGGTGACCGCCGATCACGGCAACTGTGAGCAGATGCTTGGTGCCAACGGGCAGCCGCATACGGCCCACACCAGTAATCTGGTCCCCTTTATTCTGATCGACCCGGAACATCAGAATGCGGCCGTGCGCGACGGTATCCTGGCGGATCTCGCGCCGACGATTCTGCAGTTGCTCGGTCTGGAGCAGCCTGCTGCGATGACCGGAAAGTCGCTTATCGCGGACTGA
- a CDS encoding TraR/DksA family transcriptional regulator — protein sequence MDAEKLAEIKAHLLQMRDEVLQESERAYAASQSLGKDGVPDIGDMSSNSYNQEVLMNLSATQRARVRDIDAALERMKKGVYGLCARCEEEISPRRMEVRPFSRYCIDCKIEVEKFGE from the coding sequence ATGGACGCTGAAAAACTGGCAGAAATCAAAGCTCATTTACTGCAGATGCGGGACGAGGTGCTACAGGAATCCGAACGTGCCTATGCCGCTTCGCAGTCGTTGGGGAAAGACGGGGTTCCGGACATTGGAGATATGTCCTCAAACAGCTATAATCAGGAAGTATTGATGAACCTCAGCGCCACTCAGCGGGCGCGGGTCAGGGATATCGATGCCGCCCTGGAGCGGATGAAGAAGGGGGTCTATGGCCTCTGTGCCCGCTGTGAAGAGGAAATTTCCCCGCGCCGGATGGAAGTTCGACCGTTCTCGCGTTATTGTATTGATTGTAAAATCGAAGTTGAAAAATTCGGTGAATAA
- the proB gene encoding glutamate 5-kinase, whose protein sequence is MRSALLSHVKRVVVKIGSGVISNAAGLETERIAALSADVCHLLDRGLEVVMVSSGAVAAGKGLLGIVGRPQTIPQKQAAAAIGQTRIIRGYRETFQDHNYNVAQVLLTRDDLSNRRRYLNARNTVMTLLEYGVTPIVNENDTVVVEEIRFGDNDNLSALVTNLVEADLLIILSDVDGLFDKDPTSHPDAELIPVVERITPAIEALGGKSRGVLGTGGMGTKLKAAKKAALSGVGTLIVNGRSKHILARIFDGEDVGTYVLPAQSKLTAKKHWIAFSKKPRGKLLIDEGGQAAVVKHGKSLLPSGICGVDGGFERGDAVRLCDRDGHEFARGVISYSLTEVLQIMGKQCAEIEKILGYKYRDEVVCRDDLVLTQDEEEEVD, encoded by the coding sequence ATGCGCAGCGCCCTGCTGTCTCATGTCAAGCGCGTGGTGGTTAAAATCGGCAGCGGGGTGATCTCCAATGCCGCCGGGCTGGAAACCGAACGGATTGCGGCGCTTTCCGCCGATGTCTGTCACCTGCTCGATCGTGGTCTGGAAGTGGTTATGGTGTCGTCCGGTGCGGTCGCGGCCGGCAAGGGGCTGCTCGGGATCGTCGGCCGACCGCAGACCATTCCGCAGAAACAGGCGGCGGCGGCCATCGGCCAGACGCGGATCATCCGTGGCTACCGGGAGACCTTCCAGGATCACAATTACAATGTCGCCCAGGTGCTGCTGACCCGCGATGACCTGTCCAACCGGCGCCGTTACCTGAATGCGCGCAACACGGTCATGACCCTGCTCGAATACGGGGTGACCCCCATTGTCAACGAAAACGATACGGTGGTGGTTGAAGAGATCCGCTTCGGCGACAATGACAATCTTTCTGCGCTGGTCACCAATCTGGTTGAAGCCGACCTGCTGATTATCCTCTCTGATGTCGATGGCCTGTTTGACAAGGATCCGACCTCCCATCCCGATGCGGAGCTGATCCCCGTTGTTGAGCGGATTACTCCGGCCATTGAGGCGCTGGGTGGAAAGTCCCGGGGCGTGCTCGGCACCGGCGGCATGGGAACCAAGCTGAAAGCGGCCAAAAAGGCGGCTCTGAGCGGGGTTGGGACGTTGATCGTCAATGGCCGCAGCAAGCATATCCTGGCGCGGATCTTCGACGGTGAGGATGTCGGCACCTATGTTCTGCCCGCCCAGTCCAAGTTGACCGCCAAGAAGCACTGGATCGCTTTCTCCAAGAAGCCGCGCGGCAAGCTGCTTATCGATGAAGGTGGCCAGGCCGCGGTGGTCAAGCACGGGAAGAGCCTGTTGCCGTCCGGTATCTGCGGCGTCGACGGCGGTTTCGAACGGGGCGATGCGGTGCGGCTGTGTGATCGGGACGGTCATGAGTTTGCCCGGGGCGTGATCAGCTATTCGCTGACCGAAGTCCTCCAGATCATGGGCAAGCAGTGCGCGGAAATTGAAAAAATTCTTGGCTATAAATATCGGGACGAGGTTGTCTGCCGCGATGATCTGGTGCTGACCCAGGACGAGGAAGAGGAGGTCGATTGA
- a CDS encoding glutamate-5-semialdehyde dehydrogenase yields MGVREDMLTCAVAAQQASRVMANLSTDVKNRLLLNMAAALEAGADELQQHNREDLERARANGMAEAMLDRLTLTPARIKGMADGLREVAALPDPVGEVTGMWLRPNGIKVGRQRIPLGVIGIIYESRPNVTADAAGLCLKSGNAVILRGGSEALHSNRAIGSILRRAMAELDLPTDALQVVTTSDRAAVTELLKLEDHIDLIIPRGGEGLIRFVSENSRIPVIKHYKGVCHTYVDAAADLQMAEAICMNAKVQRPGVCNAMETLLIHQDVAAEFLPSVAAALHQAGVELRGCAEARKLLPDLLPATEEDWAAEYLDLILAIRIVSGYEQAREHIQTYGSLHTEVIVTNDYRLSQRFIREINSSVVMVNASSRFSDGNQLGLGAEIGISTTKLHSFGPMGLEDLTTRKFVVFGDGQVRD; encoded by the coding sequence ATGGGGGTGCGTGAAGATATGTTGACCTGCGCTGTTGCTGCGCAGCAGGCCTCGCGAGTCATGGCGAACCTGTCGACGGACGTCAAAAACCGGTTGTTGCTCAATATGGCCGCGGCTCTTGAAGCCGGCGCCGACGAGTTGCAGCAGCATAACCGGGAAGACCTGGAGCGGGCTCGCGCCAACGGCATGGCCGAGGCTATGCTCGATCGCCTGACCCTGACCCCGGCGCGGATCAAGGGGATGGCTGACGGGCTGCGGGAAGTGGCTGCGCTGCCCGACCCGGTCGGCGAAGTGACCGGTATGTGGTTGCGCCCCAACGGCATCAAGGTCGGCCGGCAGCGGATTCCGCTGGGGGTGATCGGGATTATTTACGAGTCGCGCCCCAATGTCACCGCCGATGCGGCAGGGCTGTGCCTGAAAAGCGGCAATGCGGTGATTCTGCGCGGCGGGTCCGAAGCGTTGCACTCCAATCGGGCCATCGGCAGCATCCTGCGGCGGGCCATGGCCGAGCTTGATCTGCCCACCGACGCCCTGCAGGTGGTGACCACCAGCGATCGGGCGGCGGTGACGGAGCTGCTCAAGCTGGAAGATCACATCGACCTGATCATCCCCCGTGGCGGGGAAGGGTTGATCCGGTTTGTCTCGGAAAATTCCCGGATTCCGGTGATCAAACATTACAAAGGCGTCTGCCACACCTATGTCGATGCGGCGGCTGATCTGCAGATGGCCGAAGCGATCTGCATGAACGCCAAGGTGCAGCGGCCCGGGGTCTGCAATGCCATGGAGACTCTGCTGATCCATCAGGATGTGGCGGCCGAATTTCTGCCGTCTGTGGCCGCGGCGCTGCACCAGGCTGGGGTTGAACTGCGCGGCTGCGCAGAGGCCCGCAAGCTGCTGCCGGATCTGCTCCCCGCGACTGAGGAAGACTGGGCCGCCGAGTATCTTGACCTGATCCTGGCGATTCGGATCGTCTCCGGTTACGAACAGGCCAGGGAGCATATTCAGACTTACGGATCATTGCACACCGAGGTGATCGTAACCAACGACTACCGGCTGTCGCAGCGGTTTATACGGGAAATCAATTCCAGCGTCGTGATGGTCAATGCCTCGTCACGCTTCTCCGACGGCAACCAGCTGGGGCTGGGGGCCGAGATCGGGATTTCCACCACCAAGCTGCATTCCTTCGGTCCCATGGGCCTGGAAGATCTGACCACCCGGAAGTTTGTCGTGTTTGGCGATGGACAGGTGCGGGACTGA
- the rsfS gene encoding ribosome silencing factor: protein MQAKETALSAVTYALDKKGFDLKLFDVKDLSSLTDFLLLISGRSDRQVQAIAEHIKGEFKQHHEVLPLAIEGMDQGRWVLLDYGEVMIHVFQQPVREFYDLEGLWSEAPEVELADTGS from the coding sequence TTGCAAGCAAAAGAAACAGCTCTTTCCGCCGTAACGTACGCCCTTGATAAAAAGGGTTTCGATCTCAAACTGTTCGATGTCAAGGATCTGTCTTCCCTGACAGATTTTCTTCTGTTGATCTCCGGGCGTTCCGACCGGCAGGTTCAGGCTATTGCCGAGCATATCAAGGGAGAGTTCAAACAGCATCATGAGGTGCTGCCGCTGGCTATCGAAGGGATGGACCAGGGCCGCTGGGTGCTGCTCGATTACGGCGAGGTCATGATTCATGTGTTTCAACAGCCGGTCCGCGAATTTTACGACCTTGAGGGCCTTTGGAGCGAAGCTCCCGAAGTTGAACTGGCCGATACCGGCTCTTAA
- a CDS encoding tetratricopeptide repeat protein has translation MILIALFMLVFILFALAFLYFWGINPGEVTVFLTSDQSYTLPTAIMLICVLLLGLLIGNGVHIFSAFLMSFRNWKGGRQQKKSEEISAVYRNGVGRLLSGDMKKARSLLQKVIDRDPKRVDGYLALASVAQQEGNLQEAIELLQKARKLDPKGIEVLFKLAATLEEAGRREEAMGIYKELLAGDNDNRKAMRALRDIQMDLGGWDDALTLQKRILKASSSGPKADQEKQMLYQLRYEVARKQLEAGEVEQAIEVCRDIIKQNPSFTPARVTLGDAYRQSGRDVDAAKVYQDGYKALKKSVFLARLEDHYINAEDPAALLAFYRSQMQVDTEDLLLRLYLARLCLRLEMVDEALEHLTDLESQGIDFTKLHLLLAEAQRRRNNVEDAVSEYQKALGIDIHLRLGFVCEDCGAKFNEWFSRCPECKSWDSLVLPERKQIEEAQPVDRPKMIPHGAREES, from the coding sequence ATGATCCTCATCGCTCTGTTCATGCTTGTTTTTATCCTTTTTGCCTTGGCATTCCTCTATTTCTGGGGAATCAATCCCGGCGAAGTCACGGTCTTTCTGACCAGTGATCAGAGCTATACCCTGCCCACTGCGATCATGCTGATCTGTGTGCTGCTGCTCGGTTTGCTGATCGGCAACGGTGTCCATATCTTCAGCGCTTTTCTGATGTCATTCCGCAATTGGAAAGGCGGGCGCCAGCAGAAGAAATCCGAAGAGATCAGTGCTGTTTATCGCAACGGGGTCGGTCGCCTGTTATCCGGAGATATGAAAAAGGCCCGCAGCCTGTTGCAGAAAGTCATCGATCGGGATCCAAAACGGGTTGACGGCTATCTGGCCCTGGCCAGCGTCGCCCAGCAGGAAGGCAACCTGCAGGAAGCCATCGAGCTGCTGCAGAAGGCCCGCAAACTGGACCCCAAAGGCATCGAAGTCCTGTTCAAGCTGGCCGCCACCCTGGAAGAAGCGGGGCGTCGCGAGGAAGCGATGGGGATCTACAAGGAACTGCTGGCCGGCGATAATGACAATCGCAAGGCGATGCGGGCTCTGCGTGATATCCAAATGGATCTGGGGGGCTGGGACGATGCCCTGACGCTGCAGAAACGGATCCTCAAGGCATCTTCCTCCGGGCCGAAAGCCGACCAGGAGAAGCAGATGCTCTATCAGTTGCGCTATGAGGTGGCGCGCAAGCAGCTGGAAGCCGGCGAGGTCGAACAGGCGATCGAGGTCTGTCGGGACATTATCAAGCAGAACCCGAGTTTCACCCCGGCCCGGGTTACCCTGGGCGATGCCTATCGGCAATCCGGCCGCGATGTGGATGCCGCCAAGGTTTATCAGGATGGCTATAAAGCGCTCAAAAAGAGTGTTTTCCTGGCCCGCCTGGAAGATCATTATATCAATGCCGAAGACCCTGCGGCGCTGTTGGCCTTTTATCGCAGCCAGATGCAGGTGGACACTGAAGACCTGCTGCTGCGGCTCTATCTGGCCCGGCTCTGTCTGCGCCTGGAGATGGTCGATGAGGCGTTGGAGCACCTGACCGATCTGGAGTCGCAAGGGATCGATTTCACGAAATTGCACCTGCTACTTGCCGAAGCCCAGCGCCGGCGTAATAATGTTGAAGACGCCGTCAGTGAATATCAGAAAGCCCTGGGTATCGACATCCACCTGCGCCTGGGCTTTGTTTGTGAAGACTGTGGCGCAAAGTTCAACGAATGGTTCAGCCGCTGTCCGGAATGCAAAAGCTGGGATTCGTTGGTGTTACCGGAACGAAAACAGATTGAAGAAGCGCAGCCGGTTGATCGGCCCAAAATGATCCCGCACGGCGCTCGAGAGGAGTCATAA
- the cas1c gene encoding type I-C CRISPR-associated endonuclease Cas1c: protein MRKMLNTLYVTTQGAYLHKEGETVVVQVDKENKLRLPVITLSSIVCFGNVLCSPFLLGHCAENDVAVSFMTEYGRFLARVQGPVSGNVLLRREQYRRADCDRSSAELARMFVLGKVANARTILQRGLRDHGAKAPAEGLDQACRQLAHYSKRLLQEDDLESIRGVEGRTARDYFDQFDSLIVTRKQDFVFSGRNRRPPRDRVNCLLSFVYALLYHDTRSALETVGLDPAVGFLHRDRPGRLSLALDLMEEFRPFLADRLVLSLINLGQVKNKGFEVTASGAVRMDDETRKTVLVAYQKRKQEEIEHPFLQEKIPVGMLVFAQAQLLSRYLRSDLDAYPPFLWR from the coding sequence ATGAGAAAAATGCTGAACACCCTGTATGTCACCACCCAGGGGGCTTATCTGCATAAAGAGGGTGAAACCGTTGTCGTCCAGGTCGATAAAGAGAACAAACTGCGCCTGCCGGTGATCACCCTGAGTTCGATTGTCTGCTTTGGAAATGTCCTGTGCAGTCCGTTTTTGCTGGGGCATTGCGCCGAGAACGATGTCGCGGTCAGTTTTATGACCGAATACGGCCGTTTCCTGGCCCGGGTCCAGGGGCCGGTCTCGGGCAATGTGCTGCTGCGACGCGAACAGTATCGCCGGGCCGATTGTGACCGCTCATCGGCGGAGTTGGCTCGTATGTTTGTGCTGGGCAAGGTCGCCAATGCCAGGACCATCCTCCAGCGCGGCCTGCGGGATCATGGGGCAAAGGCACCAGCCGAAGGACTGGACCAGGCCTGTCGGCAACTGGCTCATTACAGTAAGCGGTTGCTACAGGAAGACGACCTGGAAAGCATCCGCGGCGTCGAGGGGCGCACGGCCAGGGATTATTTTGATCAATTCGACAGCCTGATTGTGACCCGTAAGCAGGATTTTGTTTTTTCCGGCCGGAATCGGCGGCCGCCACGGGACAGAGTCAACTGTTTACTGTCCTTTGTCTATGCACTGCTCTATCACGATACCCGCTCCGCATTGGAAACTGTCGGGCTTGACCCTGCCGTCGGCTTTCTGCATCGGGATCGTCCCGGCCGGCTGAGCCTGGCCCTGGATTTGATGGAAGAATTTCGCCCGTTCTTAGCGGATCGCCTGGTATTGTCGCTGATCAATCTGGGGCAGGTCAAAAACAAGGGATTTGAAGTGACCGCCTCCGGTGCGGTCAGAATGGATGACGAGACCCGCAAAACCGTTTTGGTGGCCTATCAGAAGCGCAAGCAGGAAGAGATTGAGCATCCCTTTTTACAGGAAAAAATCCCCGTCGGCATGCTGGTTTTTGCTCAGGCGCAACTGCTGAGCCGCTACCTGCGCAGTGACCTGGACGCGTATCCGCCGTTTTTATGGAGGTGA
- the obgE gene encoding GTPase ObgE has product MKFVDQVRIEVKAGDGGRGCVSFRREKFVPKGGPDGGDGGKGGSVYFVVDEALSTLLDYRYMHHYKAQNGAPGLGKNMHGKNGESLELKVPPGTLVYDDESGELLADLTEAGTSLLFLEGGQGGRGNARFATSTNRAPRHAQPGIAGETKSLRLELKLLADVGLVGLPNAGKSTLISAVSAAKPKIADYPFTTLVPNLGVVRYGSFKTMVLADIPGLIAGASEGHGLGTRFLRHVERTDLFLHLVDLSCMQEGDPFDNFQMINNELKGYAAELAVKPQLVVLTKIDIPEVREQAEQLREHFESLGFPVQAISAVTGEGLKELVRAVGTMLDELRQAGDEEE; this is encoded by the coding sequence ATGAAGTTTGTCGATCAGGTTAGAATTGAGGTCAAGGCGGGAGACGGCGGCCGCGGCTGCGTTTCTTTTCGTCGGGAAAAATTTGTCCCCAAAGGGGGGCCGGATGGCGGTGACGGTGGCAAAGGGGGGAGCGTTTACTTTGTGGTTGATGAGGCGCTGTCGACCCTGCTTGATTACCGCTACATGCATCATTATAAAGCCCAGAATGGCGCGCCCGGCCTGGGCAAGAATATGCACGGCAAGAACGGCGAGTCCCTGGAATTGAAGGTTCCGCCCGGAACCCTGGTTTATGATGATGAAAGCGGCGAGTTGCTGGCCGATCTGACCGAAGCGGGAACCTCCCTGTTGTTTCTGGAGGGCGGCCAGGGCGGCCGGGGCAATGCCCGGTTTGCCACCAGCACCAACCGGGCGCCGCGCCATGCCCAACCGGGGATTGCCGGTGAGACCAAGTCCCTGCGCCTGGAACTCAAACTGCTCGCCGATGTCGGGCTGGTCGGTTTGCCCAATGCCGGCAAGTCGACGCTGATCTCGGCGGTTTCCGCGGCCAAGCCGAAAATTGCCGATTACCCGTTTACCACCCTGGTTCCCAACCTGGGCGTGGTGCGTTACGGCAGCTTCAAGACCATGGTCCTGGCCGATATCCCCGGGCTGATTGCCGGGGCCAGCGAGGGGCACGGCCTGGGTACCAGGTTCCTGCGTCATGTTGAGCGGACCGATCTGTTCCTGCATCTGGTCGACCTGTCCTGCATGCAGGAGGGTGATCCCTTCGACAATTTTCAGATGATCAACAACGAGCTGAAAGGTTACGCTGCCGAGCTGGCCGTCAAGCCGCAACTGGTGGTGCTGACCAAGATCGATATTCCGGAAGTGCGTGAGCAGGCGGAACAGCTGCGGGAGCATTTTGAGTCCCTCGGTTTTCCGGTGCAGGCCATTTCTGCGGTGACCGGGGAAGGACTGAAGGAGCTGGTCCGGGCGGTCGGAACAATGTTGGATGAGCTGAGACAAGCGGGTGACGAAGAAGAATGA
- the rpmA gene encoding 50S ribosomal protein L27: MAHKKAAGSSRNGRDSAGKRLGVKRFGGQEVSAGSILVRQRGTTFHPGNNVGCGKDYTLFALIDGVVKFETKAKGRKQISVYTA, encoded by the coding sequence ATGGCTCATAAGAAAGCTGCCGGTAGTTCCAGAAACGGTCGTGATAGTGCCGGAAAGCGCCTCGGTGTCAAACGGTTTGGTGGACAGGAAGTGTCCGCAGGGTCGATTCTGGTCCGCCAGCGCGGTACCACTTTCCACCCTGGTAACAACGTTGGTTGCGGTAAGGATTATACCCTGTTCGCGCTGATCGACGGTGTTGTCAAGTTTGAAACCAAGGCGAAGGGACGCAAGCAGATCAGTGTTTATACCGCCTGA
- the rlmH gene encoding 23S rRNA (pseudouridine(1915)-N(3))-methyltransferase RlmH, whose translation MKLQLICVGKLSEAWQRAAAEDYEARLQRYFPFEVTELKEEKGGRKNDPAGLVRREGERILAKVPAQSYLIVLDERGRQHSSEQLAELLSREMVQGGRDWTLVIGGPYGLDPAVRQRADAVLALSSMTFTHQMARIFLLEQLYRSCTIIRNEPYHNR comes from the coding sequence ATGAAGCTACAGCTGATCTGTGTCGGCAAGCTGAGCGAAGCGTGGCAGCGCGCCGCCGCAGAGGATTATGAAGCTCGCCTGCAACGCTATTTTCCTTTTGAAGTGACCGAACTTAAAGAGGAAAAGGGGGGGCGTAAAAACGACCCGGCCGGTTTGGTCAGGCGGGAAGGGGAGCGGATTCTGGCCAAGGTGCCTGCCCAGTCGTACCTGATCGTTCTGGACGAGCGCGGTCGGCAGCACAGTTCGGAACAGCTGGCCGAACTGTTGAGCCGGGAGATGGTGCAGGGGGGACGCGACTGGACGCTGGTCATCGGCGGGCCTTATGGCCTCGACCCGGCGGTCAGGCAGCGGGCGGACGCGGTTCTGGCCCTGTCCAGCATGACCTTCACTCATCAGATGGCACGGATATTTTTACTCGAACAACTCTACAGAAGCTGCACAATCATCAGGAATGAACCTTATCATAATCGCTAA
- the rplU gene encoding 50S ribosomal protein L21, whose product MYAVIKTGGKQYKVSEGDLFKVEMIDGAVGETIELDQVLMVGGAEVKIGTPLVPGAKVKARIVAQEKDKKVLVFKSKRRGGNRKKYGHRQPITRLQVAAIEA is encoded by the coding sequence ATGTATGCGGTGATCAAGACCGGAGGAAAACAGTACAAAGTTTCCGAAGGCGACCTGTTCAAGGTCGAGATGATCGATGGCGCGGTGGGTGAAACCATCGAACTCGATCAAGTCCTCATGGTCGGTGGCGCAGAGGTTAAAATCGGAACACCTCTCGTACCAGGTGCCAAGGTTAAGGCACGGATCGTTGCGCAGGAAAAAGACAAGAAAGTTCTGGTCTTTAAATCCAAGCGACGTGGAGGTAACCGTAAAAAATACGGCCACCGTCAACCTATTACCCGACTTCAAGTCGCGGCAATCGAAGCTTAA
- the cas2 gene encoding CRISPR-associated endonuclease Cas2 gives MMVLVSYDVSTLDRAGARRLRRVAKVCQNHGQRVQYSVFECLVDPAQWTQMRQQLIEIIDDEQDSLRFYFLGANWRKRVEHVGAKEAIDMEGPLIL, from the coding sequence ATGATGGTCCTGGTCAGTTACGATGTCAGTACCCTCGACCGCGCCGGGGCAAGGCGGCTCAGACGGGTTGCCAAAGTCTGCCAGAATCACGGGCAACGGGTGCAGTACTCGGTCTTCGAATGTCTGGTCGATCCGGCCCAATGGACGCAGATGCGGCAGCAGCTCATCGAGATTATTGATGACGAGCAGGACAGTCTGCGGTTTTACTTTTTGGGAGCAAACTGGCGCAAACGCGTCGAACATGTCGGCGCTAAAGAAGCAATCGACATGGAAGGCCCGCTGATTCTATAG